A region from the Rhodamnia argentea isolate NSW1041297 chromosome 7, ASM2092103v1, whole genome shotgun sequence genome encodes:
- the LOC115749486 gene encoding TPD1 protein homolog 1-like, whose protein sequence is MESRPVTIAWAALLAMMVLLTVTVIGGGVIDGHWPFQSSLMASKGGDRLKNSAQHRKLLRRASAMEEPNRMWGERCSRADIVINQGPTSPLPSGIPTYTVEIVNACVTGCDISHIHLNCGWFSSARLINPRIFKRLRYNDCLVNDGKPLTNGDTLSFQYANTYSYPLSVSSVVCS, encoded by the exons ATGGAGAGTCGTCCCGTTACGATCGCTTGGGCTGCGTTGTTGGCCATGATGGTACTACTCACGGTTACGGTTATTGGAG GAGGTGTGATCGACGGGCATTGGCCATTTCAATCGAGTCTAATGGCTTCTAAGGGAGGAGATAGACTGAAGAATTCTGCACAGCACCGGAAGCTACTTCGTCGTG CGTCAGCAATGGAAGAACCGAACAGGATGTGGGGGGAGAGATGTAGCAGGGCCGATATAGTGATAAACCAAGGACCGACGTCTCCACTCCCCAGCGGCATTCCCACCTACACCGTGGAGATCGTGAATGCATGCGTCACCGGGTGTGACATCAGTCACATTCACCTCAACTGTGGCTGGTTCAGCTCCGCCCGTCTCATCAACCCGAGGATCTTCAAGCGCCTTCGCTACAACGACTGCCTCGTCAACGACGGCAAGCCCTTGACCAATGGGGACACCCTTTCCTTTCAATACGCCAACACTTACTCTTACCCTCTATCTGTCTCTTCCGTCGTGTGCTCTTGA
- the LOC115749606 gene encoding membrane-anchored ubiquitin-fold protein 3 isoform X2, which produces MREEELVDIKFRLYDGSDMGPFQYSSASTIDMLKQRVVSDWPKGKTIIPKEASEVKLISAGKVLENTKTVGQCKMPFGDVGGGDTIMHVVVQSSLAKKRAEKKLDDSPRKVVCSCSVL; this is translated from the exons atgcgGGAAGAGGAATTGGTGGATATAAAGTTCAGATTGTACGATGGATCGGACATGGGTCCCTTCCAGTACTCATCGGCATCTACCATCGATATGTTGAAGCAGAGAGTCGTCTCTGATTGGCCCAAAG GCAAGACAATCATACCAAAGGAGGCAAGTGAAGTAAAACTGATAAGTGCCGGAAAAGTTTTGGAAAACACTAAGACGGTTGGTCAGTGTAAAATGCCTTTCGGTGATGTTGGTGGAGGAGATACTATAATGCACGTTGTTGTGCAGTCATCATTAGCCAAAAAAAGAGCAG AGAAGAAACTGGATGATTCCCCGAGGAAAGTTGTCTGCTCTTGCTCCGTATTGTGA
- the LOC115749606 gene encoding membrane-anchored ubiquitin-fold protein 3 isoform X1: MREEELVDIKFRLYDGSDMGPFQYSSASTIDMLKQRVVSDWPKGKTIIPKEASEVKLISAGKVLENTKTVGQCKMPFGDVGGGDTIMHVVVQSSLAKKRADLFLLETSGLSESSVVVITPLLAY; this comes from the exons atgcgGGAAGAGGAATTGGTGGATATAAAGTTCAGATTGTACGATGGATCGGACATGGGTCCCTTCCAGTACTCATCGGCATCTACCATCGATATGTTGAAGCAGAGAGTCGTCTCTGATTGGCCCAAAG GCAAGACAATCATACCAAAGGAGGCAAGTGAAGTAAAACTGATAAGTGCCGGAAAAGTTTTGGAAAACACTAAGACGGTTGGTCAGTGTAAAATGCCTTTCGGTGATGTTGGTGGAGGAGATACTATAATGCACGTTGTTGTGCAGTCATCATTAGCCAAAAAAAGAGCAG ACTTGTTTCTCTTGGAGACTTCAGGCCTTTCTGAGAGTTCCGTAGTAGTGATAACTCCTTTATTAGCCTATTGA